A single region of the Gossypium arboreum isolate Shixiya-1 chromosome 12, ASM2569848v2, whole genome shotgun sequence genome encodes:
- the LOC108477364 gene encoding uncharacterized protein LOC108477364 isoform X2: MDSKSVKEFIRKEVPDWDYELIATARFKAFSGQKSDWEPKFQFWKNLIVKIARHFGVFIISPPQVKNEWFNRGGLTPLCIDHVLFIMYNEGEITRISDMVGPYSGRITQLFYKVKSLMNRSTMSPESILLEDCLILTTLLKEKADEVIKCLSESHWNSYCVVTRNKFESMCGGQKEGYAVLSYLSGCRKGRYLSTTKKELIEGIKVSLSSAVVSGVSSLDFDTLHLIWTQEKLQQQLDVIDRRWEMSRQSALALLKSGNKKLALRHAKEMKLGTENREKCNSLLNRVEEVLSVIANAESTKQVTEAIQIGAQVIKENKISIEEVQLCLEELEESIDSQKQVEKALAPSLDMEDEDIEEEFRKLELEIRSGNLKDLNPEAGVGDSEGTDQSLADALLNLKLADDAPGSGSAIQNSGLPAKNKESNSPMLEAA, translated from the exons ATGGATTCGAAATCAGTGAAGGAATTCATAAGAAAAGAAGTACCTGATTGGGACTATGAATTAATCGCAACGGCCCGGTTTAAAGCTTTTAGCGGTCAAAAATCCGATTGGGAACCCAAATTCCAGTTCTGGAAAAATTTGATCGTAAAAATCGCCCGCCACTTTGGTGTCTTCATCATTTCCCCTCCCCAG GTGAAAAATGAGTGGTTTAATAGAGGAGGCTTAACTCCTTTGTGCATTGATCACGTATTG TTTATTATGTATAATGAAGGTGAAATAACTCGAATTTCGGACATGGTGGGTCCTTATAGTGGGAGAATAACTCAATTATTTTATAAAGTGAAAAGCTTGATGAACAGATCAACAATGTCTCCTGAAAGTATCCTTCTTGAAGATTGTCTGATTCTTACAACATTGTTGAAG GAGAAAGCCGATGAAGTGATTAAGTGTTTGTCCGAAAGTCACTGGAATTCATATTGCGTTGTTACGAGGAACAAGTTCGAGAGTATGTGTGGAGGACAAAAGGAAGGTTATGCTGTGTTGAGTTACTTGTCAGGGTGCAGGAAAGGTCGATATCTCTCCACCACCAAGAAAGAACTAATCGAG GGTATAAAAGTTTCCCTTTCGTCAGCTGTGGTTTCTGGTGTCTCGAGTTTAGATTTTGACACTCTCCACCTCATTTGGACTCAAGAAAAACTTCAACAACAACTTGATGTGATCGACCGGCGCTGGGAAAT GTCAAGACAGTCAGCATTAGCCTTGTTGAAGTCTGGGAACAAGAAATTGGCCTTGAGACATGCAAAAGAGATGAAGTTGGGCACCGAGAATAGAGAGAAATGTAACTCACTTCTTAACAGAGTGGAAGAGGTCTTAAGTGTTATTGCAAATGCGGAATCAACAAAACAG GTAACTGAAGCAATCCAGATCGGAGCACAAGTGATAAAGGAGAATAAAATAAGCATTGAAGAAGTTCAGCTTTGTTTAGAAGAACTCGAAGAGAGCATTGATTCACAGAAGCAAGTTGAAAAGGCTCTAG CTCCGTCCCTGGACATGGAGGACGAAGATATTGAAGAGGAGTTCAGGAAATTGGAGCTAGAAATCAGAAGTGGAAACCTTAAAGATCTAAATCCCGAAGCTGGAGTTGGTGATTCAGAAGGAACTGATCAATCATTGGCTGACGCTTTGTTGAATCTAAAACTAGCAGATGATGCTCCGGGCAGCGGATCAGCAATTCAGAATTCTGGGTTACCGGCAAAGAACAAGGAGTCAAACAGCCCGATGCTTGAAGCTGCATGA
- the LOC108477364 gene encoding uncharacterized protein LOC108477364 isoform X1, which translates to MDSKSVKEFIRKEVPDWDYELIATARFKAFSGQKSDWEPKFQFWKNLIVKIARHFGVFIISPPQVKNEWFNRGGLTPLCIDHVLFIMYNEGEITRISDMVGPYSGRITQLFYKVKSLMNRSTMSPESILLEDCLILTTLLKEKADEVIKCLSESHWNSYCVVTRNKFESMCGGQKEGYAVLSYLSGCRKGRYLSTTKKELIEGIKVSLSSAVVSGVSSLDFDTLHLIWTQEKLQQQLDVIDRRWEMSRQSALALLKSGNKKLALRHAKEMKLGTENREKCNSLLNRVEEVLSVIANAESTKQVTEAIQIGAQVIKENKISIEEVQLCLEELEESIDSQKQVEKALEPAPSLDMEDEDIEEEFRKLELEIRSGNLKDLNPEAGVGDSEGTDQSLADALLNLKLADDAPGSGSAIQNSGLPAKNKESNSPMLEAA; encoded by the exons ATGGATTCGAAATCAGTGAAGGAATTCATAAGAAAAGAAGTACCTGATTGGGACTATGAATTAATCGCAACGGCCCGGTTTAAAGCTTTTAGCGGTCAAAAATCCGATTGGGAACCCAAATTCCAGTTCTGGAAAAATTTGATCGTAAAAATCGCCCGCCACTTTGGTGTCTTCATCATTTCCCCTCCCCAG GTGAAAAATGAGTGGTTTAATAGAGGAGGCTTAACTCCTTTGTGCATTGATCACGTATTG TTTATTATGTATAATGAAGGTGAAATAACTCGAATTTCGGACATGGTGGGTCCTTATAGTGGGAGAATAACTCAATTATTTTATAAAGTGAAAAGCTTGATGAACAGATCAACAATGTCTCCTGAAAGTATCCTTCTTGAAGATTGTCTGATTCTTACAACATTGTTGAAG GAGAAAGCCGATGAAGTGATTAAGTGTTTGTCCGAAAGTCACTGGAATTCATATTGCGTTGTTACGAGGAACAAGTTCGAGAGTATGTGTGGAGGACAAAAGGAAGGTTATGCTGTGTTGAGTTACTTGTCAGGGTGCAGGAAAGGTCGATATCTCTCCACCACCAAGAAAGAACTAATCGAG GGTATAAAAGTTTCCCTTTCGTCAGCTGTGGTTTCTGGTGTCTCGAGTTTAGATTTTGACACTCTCCACCTCATTTGGACTCAAGAAAAACTTCAACAACAACTTGATGTGATCGACCGGCGCTGGGAAAT GTCAAGACAGTCAGCATTAGCCTTGTTGAAGTCTGGGAACAAGAAATTGGCCTTGAGACATGCAAAAGAGATGAAGTTGGGCACCGAGAATAGAGAGAAATGTAACTCACTTCTTAACAGAGTGGAAGAGGTCTTAAGTGTTATTGCAAATGCGGAATCAACAAAACAG GTAACTGAAGCAATCCAGATCGGAGCACAAGTGATAAAGGAGAATAAAATAAGCATTGAAGAAGTTCAGCTTTGTTTAGAAGAACTCGAAGAGAGCATTGATTCACAGAAGCAAGTTGAAAAGGCTCTAG AACCAGCTCCGTCCCTGGACATGGAGGACGAAGATATTGAAGAGGAGTTCAGGAAATTGGAGCTAGAAATCAGAAGTGGAAACCTTAAAGATCTAAATCCCGAAGCTGGAGTTGGTGATTCAGAAGGAACTGATCAATCATTGGCTGACGCTTTGTTGAATCTAAAACTAGCAGATGATGCTCCGGGCAGCGGATCAGCAATTCAGAATTCTGGGTTACCGGCAAAGAACAAGGAGTCAAACAGCCCGATGCTTGAAGCTGCATGA